In Phyllopteryx taeniolatus isolate TA_2022b chromosome 13, UOR_Ptae_1.2, whole genome shotgun sequence, the following are encoded in one genomic region:
- the dctn1b gene encoding dynactin subunit 1 isoform X7: MSQPRRSTFSRTPRMSSDGGGGRPPKAGSLVEVIGKGHRGRVAYIGATLFASGKWVGVILDEAKGKNDGTVQGKRYFTCEDGHGIFVRQSQIQLVDDGADTTSPETPEPSATKVPKRDILDTSKSTKLTPAPRKTTARRPKPSRPAGSGGKGPASGSASASAGEMSSSEASTPAQTPLAAPVIPTLHSPGNPPPPVPSKEEEALRTQVKDLEEKLETLKVKRTEDKAKVKELEKYKIQLEQLQEWRSKMQEQQAELQKQLKEAKREAKEALEAREHYMEEMSDTADAIEMATLDKEMAEERAESLQLEVDSMKEKVEELTMDLEILKHEIEEKGSDGAASSYHVKQLEEQNSRLKEALVRMRDLSASEKQEHLKLQKQMEKKNVELDALRGNKEKLQEEMSAAEKTIDELKEQVDAALGAEEMVETLTERNLDLEEKVRELRETVTDLEAINEMNDELQENARETELELREMLDLSAARVREADKRVEAAQETVADYQQTIKKYRELTAHLQEVNRELTSQQEATAELQQQQRPAPAEMFDFKIKFAETKAYAKAMEMELRKMEVTQANRHVSLLTSFMPESFLRHGGDHDCILVLLLLPRLVCKAELISKQAQEKFDLNENCAERSGLRGSAGEQLSFAGGLVYSLSLLRATLHKYEQALSQCGVEVYKKIGSLYSEMSVHERSLDFLIELLHKDQLDETVNVEVLTKAIKYYQQLYGVHLSEQSEDCTLQLADHIRFTQSALDCVSVEAGRLRAFLHAGQETTDLAVLLKDLETSCGDVRQFCKKIRRRMPGTDAPGIPSALCFGPQVSETLRECRKQLTWAVALLQEVAAAGAQMMSPLGEHEGLAAVKLEDVAFKAGEQIYGRPGANPYECLRQSCCVVIATMNKMATAMQEGEYDAERPRAKDTPPVELRAAAVRAEMTDAEGLGMKLEDRETVIKELKKSLKIKGEELSEANVRLSLLEKKLDSSSKDADERVEKIQTRLDEAQNLLKKKEKNFEETMDALQADIDQLEAEKAELKQRVVGGGQAKMAGDGPRGGGPPGMPACASCASGVQVVDSPLLTCQLEAQRHCIKQLKNQNNWLKAEKMRSQLAALPPLRVTKLPSRDSGLAPLSGALYRKTDQLLETLLQMSANVKVVDITGKCPVTPSAQLLEQTARLQSLRDTLDRLKDEVAEHVVKQQPGARVPSDFATFPATAFVKLNGHFPLRTSCPKPRDVLRGTHAATERSKRDWKSHRKACKWNIIFEFI; the protein is encoded by the exons ATGTCACAACCCAGGAGGAGCACGTTCAGTCGG ACGCCCAGGATGAGCTCGGACGGCGGCGGGGGGCGGCCCCCCAAGGCGGGTTCCTTGGTGGAGGTGATCGGCAAGGGGCACCGCGGCAGGGTGGCCTACATCGGCGCCACCCTCTTCGCCTCGGGCAAGTGGGTGGGCGTCATCCTGGACGAGGCTAAAGGCAAGAACGACGGCACCGTGCAGGGGAAGCGCTACTTCACCTGCGAGGACGGCCACGGCATTTTTGTCAGACAGTCGCAG ATCCAACTCGTAGACGATGGCGCAGACACCACGTCCCCCGAGACGCCCGAGCCCAGCGCCACCAAGGTGCCCAAGCGAG ACATCCTGGACACCTCCAAGTCCACCAAACTG ACTCCGGCTCCTCGTAAG acCACGGCCAGAAGGCCCAAG CCGAGCCGTCCCGCAGGCTCCGGCGGGAAGGGGCCGGCGTCCGGCTCGGCCTCGGCTTCGGCCGGCGAGATGAGCAGCAGCGAGGCCAGCACGCCCGCCCAGACCCCGCTGGCCGCCCCGGTCATCCCCACCTTGCACTCGCCCGGGAACCCTCCGCCACCCGTGCCCAGCAAG GAGGAGGAGGCTCTGCGTACTCAGGTGAAGGACCTGGAGGAGAAGCTGGAGACGCTGAAGGTGAAGCGCACTGAGGACAAGGCCAAGGTGAAGGAGCTGGAGAAGTACAAGATCCAGCTGGAGCAGCTGCAGGAGTGGAGGAGCAAGATGCAGGAGCAGCAGGCCGAGCTGCAGAAGCAACTCAAGGAGGCCAAACGG GAGGCCAAGGAAGCCCTGGAGGCCAGGGAGCACTACATGGAGGAGATGTCGGACACGGCCGACGCCATCGAGATGGCCACGCTGGACAAGGAGATGGCCGAGGAGCGCGCGGAGTCCCTGCAGCTGGAGGTGGACTCCATGAAGGAGAAGGTGGAGGAGCTCACCATGGACCTGGAGATCCTCAAGCACGAGATCGAGGAGAAAG GCTCTGACGGCGCTGCGTCCAGCTATCACGTCAAACAGCTGGAGGAGCAAAACAGCAGGCTGAAGGAAGCTCTGGTCAG GATGCGAGATCTGTCGGCGTCGGAGAAGCAGGAGCACTTGAAGCTGCAGAAGCAGATGGAGAAGAAGAACGTGGAGCTGGACGCTTTGAGGGGCAACAAGGAGAAGCTGCAAGAGGAAATGTCAGCGGCGGAGAAGACCATCGACGAGCTCAAAGAGCAG GTGGATGCAGCTTTGGGGGCCGAGGAGATGGTGGAGACCCTGACGGAGAGGAACTTGGATCTGGAGGAGAAAGTGCGGGAGCTGAGGGAGACCGTCACCGACTTG GAGGCCATCAACGAGATGAACGACGAGCTGCAGGAGAACGCCCGCGAGACGGAGCTGGAGCTGAGGGAGATGCTGGACCTGAGCGCGGCCCGCGTGCGAGAGGCCGACAAGCGGGTGGAGGCGGCGCAGGAGACGGTGGCCGACTACCAGCAGACCATCAAGAAGTACCGCGAGCTCACCGCTCACCTGCAG GAAGTGAACCGGGAGCTGACCAGCCAGCAGGAAGCGACCGCCGAgcttcagcagcagcagcggccgGCGCCGGCCGAGATGTTTGACTTCAAGATCAAGTTTGCTGAGACAAAGGCGTACGCCAAG GCCATGGAGATGGAGCTGAGAAAGATGGAGGTGACTCAGGCCAACAGACACGTTTCCCTGCTCACCTCCTTCATGCCCGAGTCGTTCCTGCGCCACGGCGGCGACCACGACTGCATCCTGGTGCTGCTGCTCCTCCCCAGACTCGTCTGCAAG GCGGAGCTGATCAGCAAACAAGCGCAGGAGAAGTTCGATCTGAACGAGAACTGCGCGGAGCGAAGCGGACTGAGGGGGTCCGCGGGCGAGCAGCTGAGCTTCGCCGGCGGCCTGGTCTACTCGCTGAGCCTGCTGCGGGCCACCCTCCACAAATATGAACA aGCGCTGTCCCAGTGCGGCGTGGAGGTGTACAAGAAGATCGGCTCTCTGTATTCCGAGATGAGCGTCCACGAGCGCTCGCTGGACTTCCTGATCGAGCTGCTGCACAAGGACCAGCTGGACGAGACGGTCAACGTGGAGGTGCTCACCAAGGCCATCAAGTACTACCAG CAACTGTACGGCGTTCATCTGTCCGAGCAGAGCGAGGATTGCACCCTGCAGCTGGCCGACCACATCAGA TTCACGCAGAGCGCGCTGGACTGCGTGTCGGTGGAGGCGGGCCGCCTGCGGGCCTTCCTGCACGCCGGCCAAGAGACGACCGACCTGGCCGTGCTGCTCAAGGACCTGGAGACGTCCTGCGGCGACGTGCGGCAGTTCTGCAAGAAGATCCGCCGCCGCATGCCGGGCACCGACGCGCCGGGCATCCCGTCGGCGCTCTGCTTCGGGCCGCAG GTGTCGGAGACGCTGCGGGAGTGCCGCAAGCAGCTGACGTGGGCGGTGGCGCTGCTGCAGGAGGTGGCGGCGGCCGGAGCGCAGATGATGTCGCCGCTGGGCGAGCACGAGGGGCTGGCGGCCGTCAAGCTGGAGGACGTGGCCTTCAAGGCGGGAGAGCAG ATTTACGGCCGGCCGGGCGCGAACCCGTACGAGTGTCTCCGTCAGTCGTGCTGCGTCGTCATAGCGACCATGAACAAGATGGCCACCGCCATGCAGGAGGGCGAGTACGACGCCGAGCGGCCTCGCGCCAAG GACACGCCTCCCGTGGAGCTGCGGGCGGCGGCCGTTCGCGCGGAAATGACGGACGCGGAAGGTTTGGGGATGAAGCTGGAGGACAGGGAGACGGTCATCAAGGAGCTCAAGAAGTCGCTCAAGATTaag GGCGAAGAATTGAGCGAGGCCAACGTGCGGCTGAGCCTGCTGGAGAAGAAGCTGGACAGCTCGTCCAAAGACGCCGACGAGCGCGTGGAGAAGATTCAAACCCGACTGGACGAAGCTCAGAACCTCCTCAAGAAAAAAGAGAA GAACTTCGAGGAGACGATGGACGCGCTGCAGGCCGACATCGACCAGCTGGAGGCCGAGAAGGCCGAGCTCAAGCAGCGCGTCGTCGGCGGCGGTCAGGCCAAGATGGCCGGCGACGGCCCGCGAGGCGGCGGTCCGCCCGGAATGCCCG CTTGCGCGTCGTGCGCGTCAGGCGTCCAGGTGGTGGACTCACCACTGTTGACATGTCAGCTGGAAGCTCAGCGCCATTGCATCAAGCAGCTCAAGAATCAAAACAACTGGCTCAAG GCGGAGAAGATGCGAAGCCAGCTGGCGGCGCTGCCCCCGCTGCGCGTCACCAAGCTGCCCTCAAGGGACAGCGGCCTTGCGCCGCTCTCCGGCGCCCTCTACAGGAAGACGGACCAGCTGCTGGAGACGTTGCTGCAGATGAGCGCCAATGTCAAAGTGGTCGACATCACCGGAAAATGTCCCG TGACTCCGAGCGCTCAACTTCTGGAGCAGACGGCTCGTTTGCAGTCGCTGCGTGACACGCTGGACAGACTTAAG GACGAGGTGGCCGAGCACGTGGTCAAGCAGCAGCCCGGCGCTCGGGTGCCGTCGGACTTTGCCACCTTTCCCGCCACCGCCTTCGTCAAG CTAAATGGCCACTTTCCTCTGAGAACTTCATGTCCGAAGCCTCGCGACGTTCTCCGAGGGACGCACGCGGCCACGGAACGTTCCaaaagagactggaagagtcacagaaaggcatgcAAGTGGAATATaatatttgaattcatttaa
- the dctn1b gene encoding dynactin subunit 1 isoform X12: MSQPRRSTFSRTPRMSSDGGGGRPPKAGSLVEVIGKGHRGRVAYIGATLFASGKWVGVILDEAKGKNDGTVQGKRYFTCEDGHGIFVRQSQIQLVDDGADTTSPETPEPSATKVPKRDILDTSKSTKLPSRPAGSGGKGPASGSASASAGEMSSSEASTPAQTPLAAPVIPTLHSPGNPPPPVPSKEEEALRTQVKDLEEKLETLKVKRTEDKAKVKELEKYKIQLEQLQEWRSKMQEQQAELQKQLKEAKREAKEALEAREHYMEEMSDTADAIEMATLDKEMAEERAESLQLEVDSMKEKVEELTMDLEILKHEIEEKGSDGAASSYHVKQLEEQNSRLKEALVRMRDLSASEKQEHLKLQKQMEKKNVELDALRGNKEKLQEEMSAAEKTIDELKEQVDAALGAEEMVETLTERNLDLEEKVRELRETVTDLEAINEMNDELQENARETELELREMLDLSAARVREADKRVEAAQETVADYQQTIKKYRELTAHLQEVNRELTSQQEATAELQQQQRPAPAEMFDFKIKFAETKAYAKAMEMELRKMEVTQANRHVSLLTSFMPESFLRHGGDHDCILVLLLLPRLVCKAELISKQAQEKFDLNENCAERSGLRGSAGEQLSFAGGLVYSLSLLRATLHKYEQALSQCGVEVYKKIGSLYSEMSVHERSLDFLIELLHKDQLDETVNVEVLTKAIKYYQQLYGVHLSEQSEDCTLQLADHIRFTQSALDCVSVEAGRLRAFLHAGQETTDLAVLLKDLETSCGDVRQFCKKIRRRMPGTDAPGIPSALCFGPQVSETLRECRKQLTWAVALLQEVAAAGAQMMSPLGEHEGLAAVKLEDVAFKAGEQIYGRPGANPYECLRQSCCVVIATMNKMATAMQEGEYDAERPRAKDTPPVELRAAAVRAEMTDAEGLGMKLEDRETVIKELKKSLKIKGEELSEANVRLSLLEKKLDSSSKDADERVEKIQTRLDEAQNLLKKKEKNFEETMDALQADIDQLEAEKAELKQRVVGGGQAKMAGDGPRGGGPPGMPACASCASGVQVVDSPLLTCQLEAQRHCIKQLKNQNNWLKAEKMRSQLAALPPLRVTKLPSRDSGLAPLSGALYRKTDQLLETLLQMSANVKVVDITGKCPVTPSAQLLEQTARLQSLRDTLDRLKDEVAEHVVKQQPGARVPSDFATFPATAFVKLNGHFPLRTSCPKPRDVLRGTHAATERSKRDWKSHRKACKWNIIFEFI, from the exons ATGTCACAACCCAGGAGGAGCACGTTCAGTCGG ACGCCCAGGATGAGCTCGGACGGCGGCGGGGGGCGGCCCCCCAAGGCGGGTTCCTTGGTGGAGGTGATCGGCAAGGGGCACCGCGGCAGGGTGGCCTACATCGGCGCCACCCTCTTCGCCTCGGGCAAGTGGGTGGGCGTCATCCTGGACGAGGCTAAAGGCAAGAACGACGGCACCGTGCAGGGGAAGCGCTACTTCACCTGCGAGGACGGCCACGGCATTTTTGTCAGACAGTCGCAG ATCCAACTCGTAGACGATGGCGCAGACACCACGTCCCCCGAGACGCCCGAGCCCAGCGCCACCAAGGTGCCCAAGCGAG ACATCCTGGACACCTCCAAGTCCACCAAACTG CCGAGCCGTCCCGCAGGCTCCGGCGGGAAGGGGCCGGCGTCCGGCTCGGCCTCGGCTTCGGCCGGCGAGATGAGCAGCAGCGAGGCCAGCACGCCCGCCCAGACCCCGCTGGCCGCCCCGGTCATCCCCACCTTGCACTCGCCCGGGAACCCTCCGCCACCCGTGCCCAGCAAG GAGGAGGAGGCTCTGCGTACTCAGGTGAAGGACCTGGAGGAGAAGCTGGAGACGCTGAAGGTGAAGCGCACTGAGGACAAGGCCAAGGTGAAGGAGCTGGAGAAGTACAAGATCCAGCTGGAGCAGCTGCAGGAGTGGAGGAGCAAGATGCAGGAGCAGCAGGCCGAGCTGCAGAAGCAACTCAAGGAGGCCAAACGG GAGGCCAAGGAAGCCCTGGAGGCCAGGGAGCACTACATGGAGGAGATGTCGGACACGGCCGACGCCATCGAGATGGCCACGCTGGACAAGGAGATGGCCGAGGAGCGCGCGGAGTCCCTGCAGCTGGAGGTGGACTCCATGAAGGAGAAGGTGGAGGAGCTCACCATGGACCTGGAGATCCTCAAGCACGAGATCGAGGAGAAAG GCTCTGACGGCGCTGCGTCCAGCTATCACGTCAAACAGCTGGAGGAGCAAAACAGCAGGCTGAAGGAAGCTCTGGTCAG GATGCGAGATCTGTCGGCGTCGGAGAAGCAGGAGCACTTGAAGCTGCAGAAGCAGATGGAGAAGAAGAACGTGGAGCTGGACGCTTTGAGGGGCAACAAGGAGAAGCTGCAAGAGGAAATGTCAGCGGCGGAGAAGACCATCGACGAGCTCAAAGAGCAG GTGGATGCAGCTTTGGGGGCCGAGGAGATGGTGGAGACCCTGACGGAGAGGAACTTGGATCTGGAGGAGAAAGTGCGGGAGCTGAGGGAGACCGTCACCGACTTG GAGGCCATCAACGAGATGAACGACGAGCTGCAGGAGAACGCCCGCGAGACGGAGCTGGAGCTGAGGGAGATGCTGGACCTGAGCGCGGCCCGCGTGCGAGAGGCCGACAAGCGGGTGGAGGCGGCGCAGGAGACGGTGGCCGACTACCAGCAGACCATCAAGAAGTACCGCGAGCTCACCGCTCACCTGCAG GAAGTGAACCGGGAGCTGACCAGCCAGCAGGAAGCGACCGCCGAgcttcagcagcagcagcggccgGCGCCGGCCGAGATGTTTGACTTCAAGATCAAGTTTGCTGAGACAAAGGCGTACGCCAAG GCCATGGAGATGGAGCTGAGAAAGATGGAGGTGACTCAGGCCAACAGACACGTTTCCCTGCTCACCTCCTTCATGCCCGAGTCGTTCCTGCGCCACGGCGGCGACCACGACTGCATCCTGGTGCTGCTGCTCCTCCCCAGACTCGTCTGCAAG GCGGAGCTGATCAGCAAACAAGCGCAGGAGAAGTTCGATCTGAACGAGAACTGCGCGGAGCGAAGCGGACTGAGGGGGTCCGCGGGCGAGCAGCTGAGCTTCGCCGGCGGCCTGGTCTACTCGCTGAGCCTGCTGCGGGCCACCCTCCACAAATATGAACA aGCGCTGTCCCAGTGCGGCGTGGAGGTGTACAAGAAGATCGGCTCTCTGTATTCCGAGATGAGCGTCCACGAGCGCTCGCTGGACTTCCTGATCGAGCTGCTGCACAAGGACCAGCTGGACGAGACGGTCAACGTGGAGGTGCTCACCAAGGCCATCAAGTACTACCAG CAACTGTACGGCGTTCATCTGTCCGAGCAGAGCGAGGATTGCACCCTGCAGCTGGCCGACCACATCAGA TTCACGCAGAGCGCGCTGGACTGCGTGTCGGTGGAGGCGGGCCGCCTGCGGGCCTTCCTGCACGCCGGCCAAGAGACGACCGACCTGGCCGTGCTGCTCAAGGACCTGGAGACGTCCTGCGGCGACGTGCGGCAGTTCTGCAAGAAGATCCGCCGCCGCATGCCGGGCACCGACGCGCCGGGCATCCCGTCGGCGCTCTGCTTCGGGCCGCAG GTGTCGGAGACGCTGCGGGAGTGCCGCAAGCAGCTGACGTGGGCGGTGGCGCTGCTGCAGGAGGTGGCGGCGGCCGGAGCGCAGATGATGTCGCCGCTGGGCGAGCACGAGGGGCTGGCGGCCGTCAAGCTGGAGGACGTGGCCTTCAAGGCGGGAGAGCAG ATTTACGGCCGGCCGGGCGCGAACCCGTACGAGTGTCTCCGTCAGTCGTGCTGCGTCGTCATAGCGACCATGAACAAGATGGCCACCGCCATGCAGGAGGGCGAGTACGACGCCGAGCGGCCTCGCGCCAAG GACACGCCTCCCGTGGAGCTGCGGGCGGCGGCCGTTCGCGCGGAAATGACGGACGCGGAAGGTTTGGGGATGAAGCTGGAGGACAGGGAGACGGTCATCAAGGAGCTCAAGAAGTCGCTCAAGATTaag GGCGAAGAATTGAGCGAGGCCAACGTGCGGCTGAGCCTGCTGGAGAAGAAGCTGGACAGCTCGTCCAAAGACGCCGACGAGCGCGTGGAGAAGATTCAAACCCGACTGGACGAAGCTCAGAACCTCCTCAAGAAAAAAGAGAA GAACTTCGAGGAGACGATGGACGCGCTGCAGGCCGACATCGACCAGCTGGAGGCCGAGAAGGCCGAGCTCAAGCAGCGCGTCGTCGGCGGCGGTCAGGCCAAGATGGCCGGCGACGGCCCGCGAGGCGGCGGTCCGCCCGGAATGCCCG CTTGCGCGTCGTGCGCGTCAGGCGTCCAGGTGGTGGACTCACCACTGTTGACATGTCAGCTGGAAGCTCAGCGCCATTGCATCAAGCAGCTCAAGAATCAAAACAACTGGCTCAAG GCGGAGAAGATGCGAAGCCAGCTGGCGGCGCTGCCCCCGCTGCGCGTCACCAAGCTGCCCTCAAGGGACAGCGGCCTTGCGCCGCTCTCCGGCGCCCTCTACAGGAAGACGGACCAGCTGCTGGAGACGTTGCTGCAGATGAGCGCCAATGTCAAAGTGGTCGACATCACCGGAAAATGTCCCG TGACTCCGAGCGCTCAACTTCTGGAGCAGACGGCTCGTTTGCAGTCGCTGCGTGACACGCTGGACAGACTTAAG GACGAGGTGGCCGAGCACGTGGTCAAGCAGCAGCCCGGCGCTCGGGTGCCGTCGGACTTTGCCACCTTTCCCGCCACCGCCTTCGTCAAG CTAAATGGCCACTTTCCTCTGAGAACTTCATGTCCGAAGCCTCGCGACGTTCTCCGAGGGACGCACGCGGCCACGGAACGTTCCaaaagagactggaagagtcacagaaaggcatgcAAGTGGAATATaatatttgaattcatttaa